The proteins below come from a single Procambarus clarkii isolate CNS0578487 chromosome 26, FALCON_Pclarkii_2.0, whole genome shotgun sequence genomic window:
- the LOC123756962 gene encoding sperm acrosomal protein FSA-ACR.1-like: MYSAEESSTALSSSVEYSAGEYSAVEYSAGEYSVGEHSAEGYSAGEYSAGEYSAGEYSAGEHTAEEYSAGEHSAGEHSAGEYSAGEHSAEEYSAGEHSAGEDSAGEHSAEEYSAGEYSAGEHSAGEHSAGEYSAGEHSAGEHSAEEYSAGEHSAEEYSAGEHSAEEYSAGEYSAGEHSAGEHSAEEYSAGEHSAEEYNAGEHSAEEYSAGEHSAEEYSAGEYSAGEYSAGEGMGNIRGKAPSHYDYIALGRVLESTVLESTVLESTVLESTVLESTVLESTVLESTVLESTVLESTVICLKEIDGAPGEDQQKVCMELKGKIMTNKHE; the protein is encoded by the exons ATGTACAGTGCTGAAGAGTCCAGCACTGCACTCTCAAGCAGTGTAGAGTACAGCGCTGGAGAGTACAGTGCTGTAGAGTACAGTGCTGGAGAATACAGTGTTGGAGAACACAGTGCTGAAGGGTACAGTGCTGGAGAATACAGTGCTGGAGAGTACAGTGCTGGAGAGTACAGTGCTGGAGAGCACACTGCTGAAGAGTACAGTGCTGGAGAGCACAGTGCTGGAGAGCACAGTGCTGGAGAGTACAGTGCTGGAGAGCACAGTGCTGAAGAGTACAGTGCTGGAGAGCACAGTGCTGGAGAGGACAGTGCTGGAGAACACAGTGCTGAAGAGTACAGTGCTGGAGAATACAGTGCTGGAGAGCACAGTGCTGGAGAGCACAGTGCTGGAGAATACAGTGCTGGAGAACACAGTGCTGGAGAACACAGTGCTGAAGAGTACAGTGCTGGAGAGCACAGTGCTGAAGAGTACAGTGCTGGAGAACACAGTGCTGAAGAGTACAGTGCTGGAGAATACAGTGCTGGAGAACACAGTGCTGGAGAACACAGTGCTGAAGAGTACAGTGCTGGAGAACACAGTGCTGAAGAGTACAATGCTGGAGAACACAGTGCTGAAGAGTACAGTGCTGGAGAACACAGTGCTGAAGAGTACAGTGCTGGAGAATACAGTGCTGGAGAATACAGTGCTGGAGAAGGGATGGGaaatatcagggggaaagcaccaagtcattacgactacatagcactgggaaggg TGCTGGAGAGTACAGTGCTGGAGAGCACAGTGCTGGAGAGCACAGTGCTGGAGAGCACAGTGCTGGAGAGCACAGTGCTGGAGAGCACAGTGCTGGAGAGCACAGTGCTGGAGAGCACAGTGCTGGAGAGCACAGTAATCTGCCTAAAGGAGATCGATGGAGCACCTGGAGAGGACCAACAAAAGGTCTGTATGGAATTAAAGGGGAAAATTATGACTAACAAACATGAATGA